The following proteins are encoded in a genomic region of Pseudodesulfovibrio mercurii:
- a CDS encoding sigma 54-interacting transcriptional regulator: MASTPTSGSRMSDWMRRHLPGLVRRLGLRGKLLLALMPSIVGILLFTGWASYRVSDEFIDIALGRTVRQNTMAVAHEMEQYLDGCRTDLLFFAGGPTGGASLRDEFARLIKAGGKPYLELCYLPASGGEPVVLVRQGDDVRAVAPDALDRVRPNPFAELDRLGSLTPGRVIVSDVLDVSYPMPSEGSANRFKTANVVRFYTACPGNGEEPPGLLFLSVEATTLRNILSWYNSRKSPLWAYPRSDELRFSYFLNHDGWILFQSEDYDKQDGELTTFLAREGFDGSLGKPGNAAAFRPNERHTLYWEAVAAMDKGENGLARVSEPHPQESGVDFHYFSYAPVYFKADPAGPPTIYGGVVFVDRSQLPIIAGYKNMDVMFFVTIGGIVVISVLIFLFGRILTKPIRELAARMNTLNSLEEMEEIHLPYSGYDITVFQDSINNIIRRVKQQVLEIQAKDEAILNVNKRERATLDRERELLVENELSRIPEIVGVGSATANLKVNILKAAQVDVDVLIAGETGTGKQLVAEAVHAHSSRAEKPFISINCGALDENLLLDALFGHVKGAFSEAKEDRNGAFVEADGGILFLDEIQSASPKVQQSLLRALASRKIKPLGSDREVTVDVRILAATNVDIQSLIEDRTFREDLYYRLKVISINTPALRENRENIPLLAVYYLKQAEALAGREHLDLSKGALAKLVSHDWPGNVRELVNCITRAAVMAETDVIQPEEIRLESDFSAWPTQSQPAEAITNGNHHPSPDAPSAAPAPSAPAETDTGLNSRQKEAWDVIRRQGTITRKQYQDLVGGNLPTRTAIYDLQDFVKRGLLIKKGKGPSTRYELTGD; encoded by the coding sequence ATGGCGTCTACACCCACTTCAGGTTCCCGCATGTCGGACTGGATGCGCCGGCATCTGCCCGGCCTGGTACGCAGGCTCGGGTTGCGGGGCAAACTGCTCCTGGCCCTGATGCCGTCCATCGTGGGCATCCTCCTGTTCACGGGCTGGGCCTCCTACCGGGTCTCGGACGAGTTCATCGACATCGCCCTGGGCCGCACCGTGCGCCAGAACACCATGGCCGTGGCCCACGAGATGGAGCAGTACCTGGACGGCTGTCGGACGGACCTGCTTTTCTTCGCCGGTGGGCCCACCGGCGGGGCTTCCCTGCGCGACGAGTTCGCCCGGCTCATCAAGGCGGGCGGCAAGCCGTACCTCGAACTCTGCTATCTCCCTGCCTCGGGCGGGGAGCCCGTGGTCCTGGTCCGGCAGGGCGACGACGTCCGGGCCGTCGCCCCGGACGCCCTGGACCGGGTCCGGCCCAATCCCTTTGCCGAACTGGACCGCCTTGGCTCCCTCACTCCGGGCCGGGTGATCGTCTCGGACGTCCTCGACGTGTCCTATCCCATGCCCAGCGAGGGCAGCGCCAACCGTTTCAAGACCGCCAACGTGGTCCGCTTCTATACCGCCTGTCCGGGCAACGGCGAGGAGCCTCCGGGCCTGCTCTTCCTGTCCGTGGAGGCGACCACCCTGCGCAATATCCTCTCCTGGTACAACTCGCGCAAGTCCCCCCTGTGGGCCTATCCCCGGAGCGACGAACTGCGCTTCAGCTATTTCCTGAATCATGACGGGTGGATACTCTTTCAGTCCGAGGACTACGACAAGCAGGACGGCGAGCTGACCACCTTCCTGGCCCGGGAGGGCTTCGACGGCTCCCTGGGCAAACCCGGCAACGCGGCCGCCTTCCGGCCCAACGAGCGGCACACCCTGTACTGGGAGGCCGTGGCCGCCATGGACAAGGGCGAGAACGGTCTGGCCCGCGTGTCCGAGCCCCATCCCCAGGAGTCCGGCGTGGACTTCCACTATTTCAGCTACGCCCCGGTCTACTTCAAGGCCGATCCGGCCGGGCCGCCCACCATTTACGGCGGCGTGGTCTTCGTGGACCGCAGCCAGCTGCCGATCATCGCGGGCTACAAGAACATGGACGTCATGTTCTTCGTGACCATCGGCGGCATCGTGGTCATCTCAGTCCTCATCTTCCTCTTCGGGCGCATCCTGACCAAGCCCATACGTGAGTTGGCGGCGCGAATGAACACCTTGAATTCGTTGGAGGAAATGGAGGAGATTCACCTTCCCTACAGCGGCTACGACATCACCGTGTTCCAGGATTCCATCAACAACATCATCCGTCGGGTCAAACAGCAGGTGCTCGAGATCCAGGCCAAGGACGAGGCCATCCTCAACGTGAACAAGCGCGAGCGAGCCACCCTGGACCGCGAGCGCGAGCTGCTGGTGGAGAACGAACTGAGCCGCATCCCCGAGATCGTCGGCGTGGGTTCGGCCACGGCCAACCTCAAGGTCAACATCCTCAAGGCCGCCCAGGTGGATGTGGACGTGCTCATCGCGGGCGAGACCGGCACCGGCAAGCAGCTGGTGGCCGAGGCCGTCCATGCCCATTCCAGCCGGGCGGAAAAACCGTTCATCTCCATCAACTGCGGCGCCCTGGACGAGAACCTGCTCCTCGACGCCCTGTTCGGCCACGTCAAGGGGGCCTTCTCCGAGGCCAAGGAAGACCGCAACGGCGCGTTCGTCGAGGCCGACGGCGGCATTCTCTTCCTGGACGAGATCCAGTCCGCCTCGCCCAAGGTCCAGCAGTCACTGCTCCGGGCGCTCGCCTCGCGCAAGATCAAGCCGCTCGGCAGCGACCGCGAGGTCACCGTGGACGTGCGCATCCTGGCCGCCACCAACGTGGACATCCAGTCCCTCATCGAGGACCGGACCTTCCGCGAGGACCTCTACTACCGGCTCAAGGTCATCTCCATCAACACGCCCGCCCTGCGCGAGAACCGTGAGAACATCCCGCTGCTGGCCGTCTACTACCTCAAGCAGGCCGAGGCCCTGGCCGGGCGCGAGCACCTGGACCTGAGCAAGGGAGCCCTGGCCAAGCTCGTGTCCCACGACTGGCCCGGCAACGTCCGCGAACTGGTCAACTGCATCACCCGCGCCGCGGTCATGGCCGAAACCGACGTCATCCAGCCCGAGGAAATCCGCCTGGAAAGCGACTTTTCCGCCTGGCCGACCCAATCCCAGCCCGCCGAGGCCATAACGAACGGCAACCACCACCCGTCCCCGGACGCGCCGTCCGCCGCCCCGGCCCCATCCGCCCCGGCCGAGACCGATACCGGCCTCAACTCGCGCCAGAAAGAGGCCTGGGACGTCATCCGCAGACAGGGCACCATCACCCGCAAACAGTACCAGGACCTGGTCGGCGGCAACCTGCCCACACGCACCGCCATCTACGACCTCCAGGACTTCGTCAAACGCGGCCTCCTGATCAAGAAAGGCAAAGGCCCCTCCACCCGCTACGAACTGACCGGAGACTAG
- a CDS encoding sensor histidine kinase has protein sequence MLLISMIVIPAIPLLLSVAIGFYSFAGESKRFAVSSIRQAAVDRTQLIDEFLHERRSDLESYLALLTEDALSGPKAQAEVAAWLRTGGQVFQDMGLIDPQGRHAAYAGPFGLADKDYSDTDWYKETRESGYFISDVFLGYRKVPHFIVAVARRINGQVWILRATVNPTVFGNMVNAPGIGDTGEAYILNREGLFQTGRRSGGDLLEHDDYAYPAQDENLVSFTGSDGGEDYLFASARLNDGNWRLIVRQKEEEAFHAVVMAGYTVIFVLLCGGAVIVVLALFVSRRLSETLHGQAEAVSKLEGQLLQAARLAELGEMAAGFAHEINNPLQIMKTDLALLELTLKDVTDECSNREACAELKEIAEQFQIQIGRCAAITREILRFGRQDAPQVQDMDLAEFLPKVGDMVRNKAQVNGINVTCEVAPDIPTVLADPGQLQQVMINLLNNAIHAVVDRHGAKGGRIEVVARRDDRNQAEITVTDNGSGINQESLSKIFMPFFTTKAPGQGTGLGLSVCHSIIDSLGGELTVASTKGEGTTFTVRIPGKSA, from the coding sequence TTGCTGCTCATTTCCATGATCGTCATTCCGGCGATCCCCCTACTCCTCTCGGTCGCCATAGGATTTTATTCCTTTGCCGGGGAGTCCAAACGCTTCGCCGTCTCCTCCATCCGTCAGGCCGCCGTGGACCGGACCCAGCTCATCGACGAGTTCCTCCACGAGCGGCGCAGCGACCTGGAGTCGTACCTCGCCCTGCTGACCGAGGACGCCCTGAGCGGGCCCAAGGCGCAGGCGGAGGTGGCCGCCTGGCTGCGCACCGGCGGGCAGGTCTTCCAGGACATGGGCCTGATCGATCCGCAGGGGCGGCACGCGGCCTATGCCGGGCCCTTCGGCCTGGCCGACAAGGACTACAGCGACACGGACTGGTACAAGGAGACGCGGGAGAGCGGCTATTTCATCAGCGACGTGTTTCTCGGCTACCGCAAGGTGCCCCACTTCATCGTGGCCGTGGCCAGACGCATAAACGGCCAGGTCTGGATACTCCGGGCCACGGTCAATCCCACGGTCTTCGGCAACATGGTCAACGCGCCGGGCATCGGGGACACCGGCGAGGCGTATATCCTCAACCGCGAGGGGCTGTTCCAGACCGGACGCCGGTCCGGCGGCGACCTGCTCGAACACGACGACTACGCCTACCCGGCCCAGGACGAGAATCTTGTTTCCTTCACAGGCTCGGATGGCGGCGAGGACTACCTGTTCGCCTCGGCCCGTCTCAACGACGGCAATTGGCGGCTCATTGTCCGCCAGAAGGAGGAGGAGGCCTTTCATGCCGTCGTCATGGCGGGCTACACGGTCATCTTCGTGCTGCTCTGCGGCGGGGCGGTCATCGTGGTCCTCGCACTCTTCGTCAGTCGTCGGTTGTCCGAGACCCTGCACGGCCAGGCCGAGGCGGTCAGCAAGCTGGAAGGCCAGCTGCTTCAGGCCGCCCGCCTGGCCGAACTGGGCGAGATGGCCGCGGGCTTCGCCCACGAAATCAACAACCCGCTCCAGATCATGAAGACCGACCTGGCCCTGCTGGAACTGACCCTCAAGGACGTGACCGACGAGTGCTCCAACCGCGAGGCGTGCGCCGAGCTCAAGGAAATCGCCGAGCAGTTCCAGATCCAGATCGGCCGGTGCGCGGCCATCACCCGCGAGATACTTCGTTTCGGGCGGCAGGACGCCCCCCAGGTCCAGGACATGGACCTGGCCGAGTTCCTGCCCAAGGTCGGCGACATGGTCCGCAACAAGGCCCAGGTCAACGGCATCAACGTGACCTGCGAGGTGGCCCCGGACATCCCCACGGTCCTGGCCGACCCCGGCCAGCTGCAGCAGGTCATGATCAACCTGCTGAACAACGCCATCCACGCGGTGGTGGACCGGCACGGGGCCAAGGGCGGCCGCATCGAGGTGGTTGCCCGCCGCGACGACCGCAATCAGGCGGAGATCACCGTGACCGACAACGGCAGCGGCATCAATCAGGAGAGTCTGTCGAAGATATTCATGCCCTTCTTCACCACCAAGGCGCCCGGCCAGGGCACGGGGTTGGGCCTGTCCGTGTGCCATTCCATCATCGACTCCCTGGGCGGGGAGCTGACCGTGGCCAGCACCAAGGGCGAAGGCACGACCTTCACCGTTCGTATCCCCGGCAAGAGTGCGTAA
- a CDS encoding response regulator has product MEKMKILLVDDEERLLSTTKKLFEKLGIEARTATSGADALEVLKTYEAHVIFLDIKMPGMDGMETLQHIKKEYPLSEVIILTGHATMETAVEGLKLGALDYLIKPVSMKDFLSKAEEAFEKVTLQKQKIHSARMAESAGQGELR; this is encoded by the coding sequence ATGGAAAAGATGAAAATCCTGCTCGTGGACGATGAAGAGCGCCTGCTCAGCACCACGAAAAAGCTCTTCGAAAAGCTCGGCATCGAGGCGCGCACGGCCACCTCGGGGGCCGACGCCCTGGAGGTGCTGAAGACCTATGAAGCGCATGTCATCTTCCTCGACATCAAGATGCCCGGGATGGACGGCATGGAGACGCTCCAGCACATCAAGAAGGAATACCCCCTCAGCGAGGTCATCATCCTCACGGGCCACGCCACCATGGAGACAGCGGTGGAAGGCCTCAAGCTCGGCGCTCTCGACTACCTGATCAAGCCCGTCAGCATGAAGGACTTTCTGAGCAAGGCCGAGGAGGCCTTCGAAAAGGTCACGCTCCAAAAACAAAAGATACATTCTGCCCGTATGGCCGAGTCAGCCGGGCAGGGTGAACTGCGCTAG
- a CDS encoding response regulator: MVKIKVLMVDDEERFRTTTAKILARKGFDTILAASGEEALEKLAERPDVVVLDVKMGGLDGHETLKLMKEKMPELPVIMLTGHGDMPGAKKALDTGAFDYLAKPCDVDLLSTKLQDAFEYATKAPYVEKLARGIMIPLAEYTQIPLNSTVRDAIKALEDSMRHLMATDRLMDTGHRSVVVTNTDGSVAGLLSPLDLIDAIRPGYLSAPKPSMADSLQYSAMFWQGLFSSRVKEVMNNPVRDIMSDTLPVIDADANLMDVANNMITLPARRMLVRAGNEDIGIVREQELFYEIAKIISSS, translated from the coding sequence ATGGTTAAAATCAAGGTCCTCATGGTAGACGATGAGGAGCGCTTCCGCACCACCACTGCGAAGATACTGGCCCGCAAAGGATTCGACACGATCCTGGCGGCCAGTGGGGAAGAGGCGTTGGAAAAACTGGCCGAACGGCCGGACGTCGTCGTTCTGGACGTCAAGATGGGTGGGCTCGACGGTCACGAGACGCTCAAATTGATGAAGGAAAAGATGCCGGAGCTGCCGGTGATCATGCTCACCGGGCACGGCGACATGCCCGGGGCCAAGAAGGCGCTGGACACCGGAGCCTTCGACTACCTGGCAAAGCCCTGCGACGTGGATCTCCTGAGCACCAAGCTCCAGGACGCCTTCGAGTACGCCACCAAGGCACCGTACGTCGAAAAACTGGCCAGAGGGATCATGATCCCCCTGGCGGAATACACCCAGATCCCCCTGAACAGCACCGTGCGTGACGCCATCAAGGCCCTGGAGGACTCCATGCGCCACCTGATGGCCACGGACCGGCTCATGGACACGGGTCACCGCTCGGTGGTCGTCACCAACACCGACGGCAGCGTGGCCGGCCTGCTCAGCCCGCTCGACCTGATCGACGCCATCCGGCCCGGCTATCTGTCCGCGCCCAAACCGTCCATGGCGGACAGCCTGCAATACTCGGCCATGTTCTGGCAGGGGCTGTTCTCCTCGCGCGTCAAGGAAGTCATGAACAATCCCGTTCGCGACATCATGTCCGACACCCTGCCGGTCATCGACGCCGACGCCAACCTCATGGACGTGGCCAACAACATGATCACGCTCCCGGCCCGACGCATGCTCGTCAGGGCGGGCAACGAGGACATCGGCATCGTCCGCGAACAGGAACTCTTCTACGAAATCGCCAAGATCATTTCGTCCAGCTAA
- a CDS encoding SLC13 family permease, with protein MQYSVGPKVVSNYLCEQLFQKKSSDCEQWQILTARMMEQNMRMGALSKARLMKRNEKWAKTYKIPVDSANFKRAIEYVKDNVPDDAYLTLMKSAFDLRMKGLKYDNLSEKDQKSATKGAWDIKVSIAMVVFVVFCFMTECMPLPGVAFCIGLILVFTGVVSRSAVAGLYWDDACWFIMGSLMFAAAFVKTGVDKRMCLMMFKKLAVPNVRWITLIFFIVITPLAAFISDHALAAMFLPIGMLLYQNSLTDEIPEDKELAKMLMIAIAMACNIGGPGAPSGGARNVIMMTYLTDMFGMDIGYAQWMMYCMPFIIVMIPITWFVTNMLFKPRIRSLAPAMRHLEGEISKMGKWNKSQIWAMIIFVVMVFGWFTEKEFYNMGIYPVRLGIGVIAVAGAVAYLLAGVVNWRDYQEKVDWGVVWLYAGAIIFGRTLDKSGAAFWLAQSVIDLLAPLGMSHGIPLMLTSNGLTAVLTNLMADGPAAAAVGPITLNMASIVHPGTTFLPFMAMATAVASSFAYCLIIGTPPNAIVYASGYLEPKDYLRVGIPMWFVANIVIVLLTAVYWSGIGFGNLPAF; from the coding sequence ATGCAATATTCGGTCGGACCCAAGGTGGTGTCCAACTATCTCTGTGAACAACTCTTCCAGAAAAAGAGCTCCGACTGCGAACAGTGGCAGATCCTGACCGCCCGCATGATGGAGCAGAACATGCGCATGGGCGCGCTGTCCAAGGCGCGGCTGATGAAGCGCAACGAGAAGTGGGCCAAGACCTACAAGATTCCCGTGGATTCGGCCAACTTCAAGCGGGCCATCGAGTACGTCAAGGACAACGTGCCCGACGATGCCTACCTGACCCTGATGAAGAGCGCCTTCGACCTGCGCATGAAGGGGCTCAAGTACGACAACCTGTCGGAAAAGGACCAGAAGAGCGCAACCAAGGGCGCATGGGACATCAAGGTCTCCATCGCCATGGTCGTGTTCGTGGTCTTCTGCTTCATGACCGAGTGCATGCCCCTGCCGGGCGTGGCATTCTGCATCGGCCTCATCCTGGTCTTCACCGGCGTCGTCTCGCGAAGCGCGGTGGCCGGGCTGTACTGGGATGACGCCTGCTGGTTCATCATGGGTTCGCTCATGTTCGCCGCCGCCTTCGTAAAGACCGGCGTGGACAAGCGCATGTGCCTCATGATGTTCAAGAAGCTCGCCGTACCCAACGTCCGTTGGATCACGTTGATCTTCTTCATCGTCATCACCCCGCTGGCGGCGTTCATCTCCGACCACGCGCTGGCGGCCATGTTCCTGCCCATCGGCATGCTGCTCTACCAGAACAGCCTGACCGACGAGATTCCCGAGGACAAGGAGCTGGCCAAGATGCTGATGATCGCCATCGCCATGGCCTGCAACATCGGCGGCCCCGGCGCTCCGTCCGGCGGCGCCCGCAACGTCATCATGATGACCTACCTGACCGACATGTTCGGCATGGACATCGGCTACGCCCAGTGGATGATGTACTGTATGCCGTTCATCATCGTCATGATCCCGATCACCTGGTTCGTCACCAACATGCTCTTCAAGCCCCGCATCCGCTCCCTGGCCCCGGCCATGCGCCACCTCGAGGGCGAAATCAGCAAGATGGGCAAGTGGAACAAGAGCCAGATCTGGGCGATGATCATCTTCGTCGTCATGGTCTTCGGCTGGTTCACTGAGAAGGAGTTCTACAACATGGGCATCTACCCCGTGCGGCTCGGCATCGGCGTCATCGCGGTCGCGGGCGCTGTGGCCTACCTGCTCGCGGGCGTGGTCAACTGGCGTGACTACCAGGAAAAGGTCGACTGGGGCGTTGTCTGGCTGTACGCGGGCGCGATCATCTTCGGCCGTACCCTGGACAAGTCCGGCGCAGCCTTCTGGCTGGCCCAGTCGGTCATCGACCTGCTGGCCCCGCTGGGCATGAGCCACGGCATCCCGCTGATGCTCACCTCCAACGGGTTGACCGCCGTGCTGACCAACCTGATGGCCGACGGCCCGGCAGCCGCCGCGGTCGGTCCCATCACCCTGAACATGGCCAGCATCGTGCACCCCGGCACCACCTTCCTGCCCTTCATGGCCATGGCCACCGCAGTGGCGTCTTCCTTCGCCTACTGCCTGATCATCGGCACCCCGCCCAACGCCATCGTCTACGCCTCCGGTTACCTGGAGCCCAAGGACTACCTGCGTGTGGGCATCCCCATGTGGTTCGTCGCCAACATCGTCATCGTCCTGCTGACGGCGGTCTACTGGAGCGGCATCGGGTTCGGCAACCTGCCTGCATTCTG